In Candidatus Omnitrophota bacterium, the DNA window AGCACTACGCAACTCACTGGACTCCAAGGGGTTTTCTGCGATAATAACTACGACAGCCTGTCCCGGACTGTTTCAAAGGGGGGGGAATGGCCAGAATTCTGGTAGTGGATGATGAAGAGACTCTGTGCGATTTTCTTGGTAACTTCTTTTTGAAGAAGGGGTGTGAGGTTTCCAAGGCAAACAACGGGGAGCAGGCCCTGCAGGCGATCGACAAATCAGAACCGCATATGATCCTTTTGGATATGCGGATGCCTGGGATGTCGGGTATGGATGTGTTGCGTACGCTGCGGGAGCGCGGCCAGGAGATCCCTGTGATCGCCCTTACGGCCGTTGACAATGATATGGTGATGGATGAGGCCAAG includes these proteins:
- a CDS encoding response regulator, translating into MARILVVDDEETLCDFLGNFFLKKGCEVSKANNGEQALQAIDKSEPHMILLDMRMPGMSGMDVLRTLRERGQEIPVIALTAVDNDMVMDEAKQFGVIDYITKPFSLDQLEDLVLSRLAGLLG